The Salvia splendens isolate huo1 chromosome 20, SspV2, whole genome shotgun sequence nucleotide sequence CGGgcacatgcagcacatccttcaaggtgatCGAGACGTTAGACGTCATTTTGAGGATCACATCTCCAGTTCCTTTCACTTCGGATGATGTTTGATTCCTCATTTTGATCTTTCTCCCATCAACAGGActgtaagttgaaaacttactctTATTGGAACAAACATGAGCAGTTGTTCtagtgtcgatgtaccagcctcccttgttttcAATCAAGTTGGTCTCTTTAGTGACCACAACAATGAGGTCATTCTcgtcccagtctttgaactctTTTTCGATGACGTGGGCAGCAGGCTTCTTGCTCTTGCTTCTGCAATCCTTGGCGTAGTGCccaggtttgccacatttgtagcagtcgcctttcACAGGTTGCATTGCCTTGCCTTTGTCCTTTGACGTTGGACGATTTGGGCGAAGacatttgttggagggaccgcctagctccaacaggttggcctTGGCTTCAAAGGGGCCATGGCCTTTAGCCTTTAGGTCGTTCTTGCGCACGTCAGattcaatgcgcaacttcacgatcaattCTTCAAGGGTCATttcctttcgcttgtgcttaaggtagctcttgaagtccttccaactaggtGGACGCTTCTCAATTATCGTGCCAGAAGTAAAGTTTTCTGGCAGGATCATCCCCTCGGTGGCGAGTTCGTGGATGATAATTTAGAACTCTTGTACTTGGTCTAACACTGGTCTTgaatcgaccattttgtagtccaagtacttaATTATTACAAACTTTTTAGTACCGGCATCATTACTACGGTACTTCTtctctaggttttcccacattgtttagatgtggttacattagagtatacattatagaggctattatctaatgcacttaaaatgaaatttttacatagataatcctcTTTGTGCCATGCGTCGTAGTCGGAGAAGACCTCCAACCTTGTCTCTTGATCGCTTGGCGTAGGTGGCTCGTCTTCCTTGAGATAGTGCACGACCctcaatgttgtcaagtagaacaacattttctgttgccacCTCTTGAAGTCGGAACCTCCAAACTTGGAGGGCTTCTCGGCGGGAGGCATCATCCTCGGCATCAAAGGCACCGAGCTTGGTCCTTGATATGAACCATTCATGTTGGCTCCAGTTGAGCCTCCAAAGATTGTGTGGAGCGTATTGCCCCCCACATATGTGTTGCCCATAGAGGaccccacattcgtgttgatcctaatagatccaacactagtattgagcccggaggcaccaacactcgatccattaaaggatccaaaggaaccactaaaagtggaacctaTCGACCCACCAAAGGTGGATCCTGTGGATGCCCCAAAGGGGTTGTCCCATACCGAAGAGGTATTTGAGGCAGAAAAGGGAGTGCCTTGACCCATCAATGTTGATGAGAAAGCGGCAGCAGTGAAAGCGCGGTGGCCGGAACAGTGGAGGCAGAGGTGGCCGGAACAGTGGAGGCAGAGGTGGCCGGAACAGTGGAGGCGGGGGTGGCCGGAACAGTGGAGGCGGGGGTGGCCGGAACagtggaggcggcggtggcCGGAGTAGTGGCAGCGGAGGTGTTGGCGTTGgtcgacatctccaagcaaaTGATTAGGTTTCGATAGTTTTAAGTTCAGTTAAGGTTCGATCCTTCAACGGcaagtatatctcgtcttgcgattgttgtgGGATAATgactggaattacaagagatacacaaaaccgggcgtaatacaacccaagaaggaagaactgaaaaactgaaaaaatacAATGAAATCGAAACAGTAAATCCTTAGCCGAGTCGATGAAAGCTCTcagtttggcgtgtcgtccccaaagataaaacgacaacgtctctggtgaagcagcaccgctatcagcagagctccgacgaactggaagaggagagggGAGGGCTTCAAGaagaaagactatgcagagagtatgatgcttgtgtgTACGTTCTGATTACTTTgatgcaaggaatgactagcctatttataggcctagtCCACTGCAGAGGTTATCTCAGCCTTGATGGTAGTCATCATGGCTCATCGTGGCGTGACTGTAACCGCCAGCCGTTACGAATTTGAAAGAAGGAGTGGTCGACGTTGAACCTGGACGCTGTACACGCCCAGTTCATCCGGCGCGTGTGGACTTCACTACGTGGCTTGATCAAGTTGTTGTCAACCCAGCTGATCAAGCCGCTGCatgccgagttgatcaagttgtcgATCAAGTCGCAGCGTGCCAAGTTGTTCAATCTTCTGCATATGCAGGTTGACCAAgcgttggtccaaaacattaagcttgggtccagggacaagcccaagcaccaagcccaaagaccacccaaagaccaattgccaagatccaagtccaagaacATGGGCATGGGCAAGGGCGCGGGCACGGCTTGgctcggcgcgcgtgtgggcttcttcaacccatcttagtccactataattattaagtgtagtaaagtcacttaataaatacacattaaaagatgtatctcatctcctatgtgggttaattaacactagttaattactccctaagctttaatctcatagctttatcaaaagctaaaatgtgaccaactttaatctaattttttctcactcaccgggaatcgtatttgagaaagtgaatatactacagtcatctacgcggaacgtagatcgacgctatattatttaatttctaaaaattaaatgtctcgtcatatttattattggtcaaacttccttgaccggacatcttaaattcaagatttcTATAGATTGATAAACCTACATCATCAATAAATGCTAACTACTAATACAAATCATAGCAGTAGTCTAGAtacatgctttgaagccaaGAAGCTACAATTTCCGTTTTGTATGTCATATACATAAATAGAATTGATACACTTATTATtgagaaattttaaaaacaagATAAAAACTTGAATTCGCCCATATTAGGTTGTTGTCATGCCCTAGTCACGTGATGTATGATGCTACTACATAGAAAAGAGGTAAAGTATAATTAAATACTCTATTAGTTAGAAATTGTTGCTTGCCCTGCAAACCACATCCCACCTCAACATAAAAGTTGAAAGTAATATATAAAAGCTATTTGAAAGTAATATATAAAAGCTATCTTTAACTCTATGATATGacaattttctttttgaaaaatataaacattaaaAGTCGTGCCGAACTAAATATTTATACTTTTCATGTACTAAATATGGAGTTCGGTTATGCACCGTCGAACCCTTACAACCGCCCTCACCGTTTCGTTCTCGGAACAATATTAAAAAGGACTTATAATAATGGATTTAGTAAGTGTTAGCACTTATATATTGCTTGCACTTTTTCTAATTCTCTAATACGGGATGGTTTGAACCACAACACAAACATTAATTGATTGAGCAAACACATATAATTATGTAGATAGAGTTAATTATGGGACCATCTATCTTATTAGGTAGTCCATTCACGGTAGGGCGACGGCGTCTCCGCCGGCCTCTGCTTCTTCAACTCCCGGTAAAACTTGTTGATAAACTCCTCGGCGTCCTTGTCGACCCCACCGGGGAACGGAGACGCCTCAACGACGTCGTAACGGCTTAGAATGCCGAAGGCCTTGTGCATGGCTTTGAGGTCATTATCGTAGTGGTGGCTTTTTTTGCGCTTGGGGAGGGGAGTGTTGCTGCAGCTGAACTCGTAGTCTCGGGCCAATACGAAGGCCGTGTTGGCCGTGTCGTTGGATCAGAACgagtagtggtggtggtggtcgaGGATGGCCTTGGCTCCTTTTTTACCTTTGTTTACAAGTGTGTTGAGCTCCACCATTATCTTCCTCTTCACCTTGCTTCTCCTCATCATGTACATCGCTATTCTAACTATATTCTATATTTTTGTGGCTAGTTTTGGTTGTCTTTTTTCAATTTCCATCGTCTCggacttttctttttcttttttgagagagagagttttttGGTTGGTGTTCAAGTGAGAAAAGGGGAAAAGAGTAGCaatctatatatataggataCATAGCAGTAATCTCTCTGTCTCATTATACATgatacatatatatttcttttGAGCATAAATTTTTTGATTGTggttaaattaaatgaaaataaagtacataattgagaaaaactagatagaaaaagtaagagatgttTGACTAAGAGGGAGATAGAGTGTTACGGTActttttttacaataaaaaagaaaatgtattaCATATAATGGGGCGGCCTAAAAAAGAATACGCCTCATGTATAGtagaacggaaggagtattaattaattaaaacttaaaagcaATTAATTCAAAAGTGTgatacaaataaaatactaagTTCGGCGAGAATTTAAATTCTGATTATTAAAAGAAGGGCATATGAATAATGAGAATTGCCCACACTCTGAATGCTCAAATGTGAGCCAAAGTCATGATATAACTTCGCCTCATCAAGTTTGATCCTCTAACCTCACTTGGATTCGTCATAAACTTATTGTAAGCTTCCATTAGTTGGACACAATAAATTCCCAGCTCTGAGTTTGTTTGGATTCCTAAATTTTGCCCATTTAATGTTTGCTTTAAAGAAGTAAATTTGGGCCCTATTAGTGGGTTTTATTGTACATAAAACCCCATAAATTATTAAACCCCGATCAAACTAAGTTTTTCTACAAAACAACACCTactcacaattttttttaatctatataCTATAgactaaatatatattataaatactctaaaaatatactattaaaaGTTGGGATATTGGTCTATAAACCATAAACttttctaaaatttgatatttctcatgaactttgaaattggtctataatatcacaaactttgcattttgtttggtatttctcaAACAcactcaaataagatattttttatcaaaatcttattttatgtAGGCAACCGTGATacttttatgatattttaaatcactttttaagttcataacatgTAGGATAAAAAGTCATGTTGAAAAACACGTGgatttaattgtgtcaagtatgataaaaaaagtCTCGTAATTTAGTCAAATATAGTAATAGACATGCCGTtagaaataccaaacaaagtgcaaagtttgtgatattatatacaaagtttaaagttcgtgggaaataccaaattttaggcaaagtttATGGTTTTATAGACCAATTTCCGTTAAAAGTTTAAGTAAGTACATATAAACTATTAATTTGAATTTCACTAATGACTTGTCATTTAAGTTGAATGCAACTTCAATCAATACTGTAATCtttttgaaaaattataaaGAGAACTCAAATAAGAATCAGTAAGTATTTTCTTATattgaatataaaaataatttactaaATGGCGAAGTGTTTTCCAGAATTTTCTTCTATAAAGAGGTGTCCTAAATtacttaataaatatttaaattaaataaatcatgaaCTACATACTTACGCATCGATTGACGATTACTCAGTCTGACTAGGTCAATATTCATAATTTATCTAAAATATCCATTTCTATGCAGCaaataataatgaaataaacCAATCCAAAACTAAATAGTAAATACTCATGCACGCATATGGATTGATGATTACTCAGTCTGACTGGACCAATATTTATGTAGCAATTATTAAGGAAATAAACCAATTTAATTACCAAAAACTGACCCACAGAATTTTGCCGCCTTTATATAAATACGTAAGAAATTCCCTTTCCGCAAACCCATTATATTATTCTGTTTcaaatttgatcttccaaatcGAAGCTATATACATTCTGAGCTGTTGGTGAGTTTCAAATTCGATTATTGAATCGAAGCTACATACATTCTGCGCAGTTCGATTCCGGCGTTGGTTTAGTTTTACAATTTTATGGCTGCGGGCGATTCCAACAATAGCAACGGCGACAAATCGGTGAAGGAGAATTCGGGGGTGCGGCCGAATCGACGAGAGCTCTTGCATAATCCTGGATTGTCGCTTGAGTGGAAGCCCCAGGAAGAGTCGGCGCTGGAAGATTTGCTGGAAAAGTGAGCTTCTGCTTTTCTTCGTTTCGTTTTTCGTTTTTCGTTTTGTGAATGTGATGATGCAGTTGCTTTGTGTTTGAATCTGTGTTTTTGATGTGTGTTTTCTAGCTTTTGGATTTTGTTCGCAATTTCGCAGTTATGTGGCAGGGTTTACTTGAATTTTGGGaatgtgaatttttgaagtaGTGATGGTTTTGATGTTATGGATGTATTATTCCATTCAACGGGGAATTGGTTATTTGCTGATTGTTTTTCGATTTACTGTCTCGATCGAGGCTATTGACCGAAACCGAGTTGAATTTTATCTATCTCATGTTTCAGAATGTAATCAGACTAAAAGTAGGAATAATGTGTAAAAGCATAACTGCAAATTTGTTTAAATGGTCTTATATCGATCTGATACACGCTGGAGGTTATAGTTGTTGTACTTATCATTTACGTGCTGCAGATATGCCTCAGAAAGCACTCCTGCCGTTTATGTTAGAATTGCTCAAGCGTTAAGAAGCAAGACGGTTCGGGATGTTGCATTACGCTGCATATGGATGAGTGTGAGATATCATTCCCTTCAATAAAGTTTCTAAGTATATTACATGATGAGTGATCTATTTGATGAGAATTATTGAGTCTATTTGAAGAAGGAATTATAAACTGAAATTCATTTCTAGAATCtcttttcttcaatttttgcACAATTTATGATGATGGTGAACATCAAGAGGCAATGTTGATGATCAAAGAAGAGGCAACTTTTATAGATCTGATTTATGTTACGGCTTATTCTGCCCTGAACGTGTATGGTTTCTGGTTCTGCAGAAGAAGGAGAATGgcaagagaaagaaagaggataTCAGTTCATTGAGGAAAAATGAAGGCAAAAAGGTACATGTAATCTTGACATTATCAGCTAGTAATGGATATTCatcaatatatttatatttataatctgTTCAACTGATCCAACTAATATTCTTGCACAATTTGGAAATTTCAGGAAGGTTTAGATGCATTGGCGGAATCATCTCAAGTACCAAGCCTCGTCAATGGACTTGCAGTGATGTCAGTGGACGTGGACGTGGACAGTGTTGACAGATTGAATGGTTAGTATTGATTTTTCTTGAGTTCTTGTTGACATTAATTTTCTTTCATAACATTTACATGTGTACAAACAAACAAGATTGACCCTTTGAACTTGTGAATTTCAGCTATCGATGATCCTGCTAGACAGATTCTCAGGAATAATGCTCGGGCCTTGGATCAAATTTCTATCAACTTGTCTGCTTGCAAGGTACTTGCAGCTCCAGTGCCTTTAGTTGGATTACTTTAAATTTGAAGCGGAACTAaccaaaacattattcttcatTCATATGTTGATTAACATATTTGTAGCTTTTCTAGTTTGAAGTATATGGATTATGATTACGACTACTACTCTGTCATTGCATCCATGAATTTGTTTGCCTTCTCAAATTGTGATGACATGGCACAAAGCTACTTCCTAGAACGATAATACTGACTACATCATGCCTGCCTATTTCGTGCAGCTTGATGAGAACATCCGTCTCTTCATTGAAGCCCGAGCTAATATGAATTTAATCTTAAAAGAGCACGTTCAAAAGCTCCGAGGTGATATCAATTTAATCTTAAAAGAGTACGTCCAAAAGCATTCTACTACTCATCTATTGTTTTGATTGATCGTTGTGCGAAATCCAGACATTCTAATAAATCTGAAAGGTGCTTTTGTGCAGTTTGAGGCTGGAAGACAAGGAAGAATTTAAGCAGTGGATGCCGTCTTTTCCAGTCAAGCTGAACGACGACCTGGCCAACTCCATTCTCCCTCCCTTGAACACTGATGCAGATCAAACAGCTTGATCTTATGCACAATAGGTTCATTTATTATCCATAATATTACTTTTACTGCAGGTATAAAGCTTTGTAAACACTAAACAGTGTTTAGGATTGGATTCATAAAGGGTTATTTCATcgaattaaaaaatgaattttggaTTTATCTAGTTGCGAATCCATTGAGAATTTAATGCATGAGAACATTTTGCACTCAAAGTAATCATGTTATATCTAATTCATTTTTTGCTTCTCAAGTTTGAAACTGAAGGGACATGAGTCGAAGTTGTAGTCAGTCTCGGTGGTGTGGCTAACTCTGCCCCAACCCTAATTTTATagatcatatttattattattaataacataaaaattattaaaagttGAAGTAAgtcaatataaaatttattaattcgttttaatctatctaggattaagtttAACATTATTTTCATTGGGGATGGTAATTTAACTCATTATCATATAATTATCTATCTAAGATTAACTATGAGAATCAATctaatgaattaaatatattacatatttaatgatTGAATATGTAATATATTGCATATTCAATCATTagatatactctctccgtcccataaaaatatgggcggaTGAGATGACACGGGAATTAaggcaaaattggtaaagtaagagagacgatgagaatggtatggtaaagtaagaaagaagaggagaatgatagttaaagtagagttagtggatagtgatacctacattattaaattgatataactttctaaaaatagaatgaacatatttttgtaggacggagggagtaaggaaagtgcacatatttttattggatggagggagtaatatcttTAATTGAACGAATCCTAATGCAAATTCAATCAATATTATTATCTTTTTGGTTAAGGGATTTACTTGAAAAATCGATAGTGGCAATTATGTCTACTTCCCTAGATAAAAAAGGAGTCCGAAGAGAAGTTGAATAAGAATTTAATCTTTTCTTATGtggaatataatttttttttgttactaAATGGTGATGTGTTATGTAGAATTTTTCTTCTATGAAGACTGTATCCTTAAATTACATTATAGATtcaatgaaaattttaatattaaaaaaattattaagtaTCATTAATGAAAAATGGTCCATATTTTTGAagatagtattattaatataGTAGAAATGGTAAATAAATCAATGCATTTAGGTGATATTAGGTGGTTTgacgaattaaataaaattataataaagtaCTACCAATTTAATTTTAGACAATCTAAGCCCAACTTAATTTGAAGTCGTGGGACaccaataaatttatttttgaacaTATTTAGTTGAACATGAGAAAAAACCCAATATAAGAAAatcattatttataaaaatctaattaaatagataaaaaaaattaggggAGCAATTGCCTCTGACGTGTATTGCTCTATGATGAAATTGGTGTTCTTTGGCCGTTTTTGGTGTTCTCTGTTGTGAACTGCCTGAGTTTATGTTATGTGAAGCCACCTCTTTTAAGGTTTGGAGGCTTTGTGTCCTTACCCTGTGATGAAGCTTTTCTAAGGTTTGGAGTTTATGTTATGTGAAGCCACCCCTTTTAATGTTGCTGCATTGGGTTTAATTTGATGGATGTGGTTGTATTGCCTTGTGGATTGATTTGGTGGTGCTAGATTTGTGTATTGTCCATGCCCTATGATGAAATTGGTGCTTTTTGGCTGTTTTGGTGCTCTTTGATGTGTACTGCCTGAGTTTATGTTATGTGAAGCCACCCCTTTTAAGGTTTGGAGGCTTTGTGTCCTTGCCCTGTGATGAAGTTTTTCTGAGGGCTTTAATGATGCTGCATTAGGTTTACTTTGATGGATGTGTTTGTGTTGCCTTGTGGATTGATTTGGTGGTGCTTGATTGGTGGATTGTCCCTGTcctatgatgaaattttttctgAGGGCTTCATATTAAACTGCTATAAATATGTGCATTACATGTTCTTTGCACTATTTGTAcatacaaaaacataaaaaatcagACCCAATTGACCAAAAACATGAAGGTCTGATACCAAAAGACTTCCTCGTATCTATCTAGAACCCAAAAGCGGTAGACAAAGGTCCAATGTCATATGCACAACCTGCATTGTTCTCTGGTAGCTGCAAATACTCCAACACATCTCTCACAAGCTTCTCATCAACATCTAGTTCATTGGGCAACCTCTGAGTTCTTTCCTTCATGTCCTTGTTAATGTGAGGGACTTTGTAGTTGTTCCCACCCCTGAAAATCATAATATCAGTAAGGCAAGCCTGCAATGAGAGGAAAACTTTGTTTAAGGTCTGTGGTGACAGCTCTTCATAAGAGCTACACACATTCTCCAACAATGTGTCAACACTATTGCATGCTTTCTCTTGCTGCAGTGTTTGAATAGTCCGGAAAAATCCTAGGTCTAAAATGTTGGTGTCAGGTGAATTGGCTGGTTGACACATCAGATAGATTTTAAATCCATCTGAATTGGCTACATCCTCAAATTCAGGATCCACACCATTTATGTGGGGTGTGCCATTGTCTTGCTGGATGTAAATTTCTTTGCTTGCCCATTTAGGCCACTTGGCCTTAATTGCTGGTACAATCTATAAAGCACAAAAAATTCCTAGATGATGATCTTTATAAACAGGTAAGATCCGATAGGTTGGGAAAAGTAGCATACCTGGTTGACAAGACAGTCCCTCATGACTTTCTTATTGATAGCCTGAATTGGTTTTGTCTCAAGTGTGCCTTTAGGCCTGTTCTTTGATTCCATTTTTGCTGATACCACTTCAGTGAAAGGAAAAATACCCACTTTCCATCAAATTTGGTCTGACCATCTGAGTCAAATTGTGGCCTACATACTGCACACATGAACATCACTTTGGTGATGTATCTCTTTGACTTTCATGACCTATAATGCTTAACTTCATCCGGCAAGAGGTAATATATGTCTGATGTCTTGGTCATATAGAACCATTTTTCATCTATGTGGACTATATTGTGCATGCTTTGAAACTGAACTCTACCTGCAGCTATGGTTGGTTGAAGTTGACTAAGACACCATTTCAACCTAGCTAACTTATTCATTTTAGTTAGGGCAGGTTTTATAGCATTTGTATGTGGCTTTAGTTGTTTCTCCTTTATCCACTGCCCATGAGTGCTCTTGCTTACAGACAATTTATTTGCCATTTTCTAATGGAAGACCTTTCAAGTGTAGAAAGATTTCTGACCTTTTCTTCATCTAGGGTCAGCTTGTCAGAATGGTGATAGCCTTTAATCTTGCCTTCCATGTTTGCAAGTTCTCCCCTTTGCATCTGCTCTTTTGCTGCCTTCCATAACCTGTAGACTGTCTTTTCCTCCTGATGCTGAAGCTGCCACTTTTATGAGCACTCCATCAATGTTGTGCTTTAGTAGGAACTGCACCACCAAGTTTTTCATGCTACTGCTTAAGTATAGACTTTGTCTTAGCCCTCCTCCATCCCAATGATGAAGCTTTTCTGAGGGAAATGGTAATCACAAATGcttcttttttttggttttttgggAGGTTGGTGGAAGTTGTACTAAATGCACCATGTAAATGTATTTATAGGGGCTTCAAATTCTGAAAATTTAGGGTGATTTTAAGTTCAAATTTCGCTCTAAAATGTTTAAGAGGCAAACTTAAATTTTTGGTAATGCTCCTTGTACTTTGAATATCTTTTCGGCGCTTATATGAAGTGGAAGGcagtttttgtgtttaatgttcTTATTTTCAGTGTTTGAGAATTTAAATCAAgaataatgtaaaataaaattaaaaataattaaatttgaaaataaaaagaataaacaAATCTGTCATAGACATAACAATGAACCATTTTTGTATTCAACCAACATTTTAAGTGGGTCCCAAATTCCACTATCACactccatttattacacacaACCACTTTCTTAAAAGCCGTGCCTACCAATAGTGGGACTCTTAatgccggacggagggagtactataaaaaatgaGTTCCACAATCCACTTActtacttttcttcacaaagtcaaataaGTTCTTAATACCCATATCAAATAAAAGTGATTATTTAAATAGTGGACGGAAGAAGTactaatattgttttaattgaatatttttattacttttattttgcAGCTGAATTTACACATTTTAGTTTAACTAGTTCGAAATTTTAATTGCTAGCTAGGTCCTTCAATAGCATTTTAGTTTAACTAGTTCGAAATTTTAATTGCCAGCTAGTTTAACTAGTTATATCATCAAAATATTAATACATTAGCATTAATCATATTAGAAGTTATTAGTCAACTGAATTATGATAAAAAGGCAATATCCGTGTAACAaccacactaataataataatcaataattaagatatttaattaataaagaaGATGGTGAAGCATGCCACCTAGCTACCAAACTCAAACCTATTCGTTTCAAATTTTCGGAAGGAAATAAACCATATCCCAAATGATTATGATCCGAATGCTAAATTAATCAACCACTccaattatttacaaaaataaaaatatcagaCACCACATCCAACTCTGTTTTTCTAACCCCCCTCTCCAAGGTTACAACTTTatattttcttactttactattttcaTTTACCAAACACCACTTTCATAATAATCATGTCATGATAATTGGGAGTGGGCAAGATAAAATGATGACACATGAGACATGACAGAGTATGTGATGTGCACTTCATTTCCATTGATATGAAcactttatttgatttttttttctaaaatagaatTAGCTAATTTTAAGGAACATGCAAAATAGCAAAAAATAgtctattttaagaaaata carries:
- the LOC121781303 gene encoding uncharacterized protein LOC121781303 translates to MAAGDSNNSNGDKSVKENSGVRPNRRELLHNPGLSLEWKPQEESALEDLLEKYASESTPAVYVRIAQALRSKTVRDVALRCIWMSKKENGKRKKEDISSLRKNEGKKEGLDALAESSQVPSLVNGLAVMSVDVDVDSVDRLNAIDDPARQILRNNARALDQISINLSACKLDENIRLFIEARANMNLILKEHVQKLRGDINLILKDLRLEDKEEFKQWMPSFPVKLNDDLANSILPPLNTDADQTA